In Zunongwangia sp. HGR-M22, the sequence CGAATATGGATTAATAGCAAACAATGAGTCGGGTACTGTCGTTGTAAAATATTTGGCCTTTGTAGTGCTTATTTATATTGCGGTCGCCACTTTATATTACTTCGGAACTAAAGAAGCAAGGCAGGCAAGATTTTTTTCAGTAGGAGCATTTTTTACGACAATTCTAATTATGTTAACCTCATTTTTATTTGGATTATACATTGAAAATTTTTCAAATTATAACGAATTGTACGGTTCTATTGGAGCATTGTTAATATTAATGGTGTATATTTGGTTAAATGCTAATATTCTTCTATTGGGGTTCGAGCTTAATGCCTCTTTATTAAAATTGAAGAAAAAATTTTAAAATATTATTTAACTTAATAATACAGAAAAATGAAAAAGTACGTTTTACTTTTGGTTGCCGTATGCTCATTAACAGTAATGAGTGCACAAAAAAAAGTGGGTGGTGTAGAATTACCGGCTAAGGTTGAATTTAAAGGAGAAACCCTTAATTTAAATGGGGCGGGAGTTCGAGAAAAATTTTGGATCGATTTATATGCGGGTGGACTTTATTTAACAGATAAAAATAGTGAAGCCGAAAAAATAATGAATGCAGATAAGCCGATGGCTATCAAACTGCATATCGTATCCAAATTAATTACAAGTGATAAAATGATCGACGCGGTAAACGAAGGTTTTGAAAATGCCACCGACGGCAAAACAGCGCCCATCGAAGCTGAAATAAAAAGATTTCAAAGTTTTTTTAGTGACGAGATTAAGAAAAACGATGTATTTGACTTAGTTTACATTCCTGGTGAAGGTGTAATCTCTTACAAAAACGGCAAAGAAAAAGGAACTATTAAAGGAATTGCTTTCAAGAAAGCATTGTTTGGAATCTGGCTTTCTAAAAAACCAGCAGAAGACGATCTTAAAGAAGCAATGTTAGGACAATAAAAAAAACATGAAGAAATATATTCTATTTTCCGTATTAATTTGGGCTTTTGGAGCCAATCTAAACGCACAAGAAGGCATTTTTGGAAAATGGAAATGTACTAATCATGATGGTAAAGTGAATTCTATTGTAAGAATTTATCAGAAGGATGATGGTGAAGTCTGCGGCAAGGTAGTGAGAATAATTAAAGAAGAAGATCGCGATAAGATTTGTACCGAATGCGAAGGAGATCTAAAAGACAAACCAATTGAAGGCTTACAGCTTATGCATGGTCTGCACAAGGACGGCGATGAATATTCTGGAGGAGAAATTATAAATCCCAAATCAGGTAAAGTTTATAAAGTAAAAATTTGGGTTGATGAGGACCAACCAGACAAACTTAATGTTCGCGGTTATGTAGCTTTCTTTTTTAAAACAATGACCTGGGATCGGGCAGAATAACTCAAAAAATTAAAAAAACTTTAAAACCATTCTTTAATCGAGAATGGTTTTTATTTTTACCTTATTTAGATAAGTATAGTGTATGCCAAACTTTGTAGATGTCATTTTACCTTTACCTTTAGATAATAGGTTTACCTACAGCATTTCTATTGAAGAAGCTTCTTTTTTGCAGGAAGGCATGCGAGTGGCCGTACCATTTGGAAAATCTAAAATCTACACAGGAATTATTGCTGAAGTGCATGATCGCGACCCGAAAGTTTACGAGGCAAAACCTATTAGTCAGATTTTGGATGAACAACCACTGGCAACTCAACAACAGTTGAAATTTTGGAGTTGGATAGCATCTTATTATATGTGTACTGAAGGCGAAGTTATGCGAGCTGCGCTTCCTGGAGCTTTTATTTTAGAAAGTGAAAGTATAGTTCAACTTAAAAAAGATGCCATAATTGATGATTCTGAGCTTAAAGATGATGAATTTTTGGTGGTTGAAGCATTGCAAAATCAATCTTCTTTAAAGATTAAAGAGGTTGAAGCCTTGTTAGATAAGAAAACGGTGTTGCCCGTTCTTAACCGCTTAATGGCTAAAGATATCGTAGTGCTTAGTCAGGAAATCTATGAGCAATATAAACCGAAGCGAGTTCGATATATAAAACTACACGAAAATCACGAATCTGAAGATGCTATGCATGCGCTGTTAGATGAATTATCTAGAGCACACAAACAGCGAGAAGTCGTTTTAAGTTATTTCAGCCTAAAAGCGAAAAGCACTAAACCAATTAAGGCAAAAGAATTGCTGAAAATTTCAGGAACAACTTCTTCAGTTTTAAAAAGTCTATTGAAGAAAAATATTTTTCAGGAATATTACATCAACGAAGATCGTGTAGGTTTTGGTGGTGAAGTTACAAGAAATTACATTCAATTTAACGAATTTCAGGAGAAAGCTTTTGGGCAAATTAAGGCATCGTTTGAAGAAAAAACCGTTTGTTTATTGCACGGTGTAACCTCTAGCGGAAAAACAGAAATTTATTTTAAACTAATAGAAGAAGTTCTTAATAAAGGACAACAGGCACTTTATTTATTGCCAGAGATTGCACTTACCACACAACTTATAAATCGTTTACAAGCATATTTTGGTGACAAAGTTTTGATTTATCACAGTAAATATTCAATGAACGAGAGGGTAGAGGTTTACCAAAATGTATTGAATGCAACAGATGATGCTAAAGTAGTAATTGGAGCAAGATCGGCTATTTTTCTTCCGTTTCAAAAATTGGGCATAATTGTAGTAGATGAAGAACATGAAGCTACTTTTAAGCAATATGATCCCGCTCCTCGTTATCATGCAAGAGATGCTGCTATAGTTTTAGCTAATCAGTTCAAGGCAAAAACTTTGTTGGGGTCTGCTACGCCATCATTAGAGTCTTATTTTAATGCTGAACATGATAAATACGGTTTCGCTGAATTATTAAGACGATTTGGAAATGTAATGATGCCGGAAATTGAGATCGTTGATATTAAAGAGAAACATCGGAAAAAACGGATGACCGGGCATTTTTCTGATCGCCTACTTAAAGAAATAGAAGCGTCCCTGGCTGAAGGAGAGCAAGTAATTTTATTTCAGAATAGAAGAGGTTTTTCACCAATATTAGAATGCAATACCTGCGGACATTCACCGCAATGTCCAAATTGTGATGTAAGCTTAACGTATCATAGTCAAAGCAATCAATTAAGATGTCATTATTGTGGTTATCACATCGCCATGCAGCAGCGTTGTATGGCCTGTCACAGTGATGATGTTTCCACTAAAGGTTTTGGAACGGAACAGATCGAAACAGAATTGAAAGCTTTGTTTCCTGATCATAAGATAGGTAGAATGGATCAGGATTCTACCCGCGGTAAATACGGTTATGAAAAAATTATTACTGCTTTTGAAGATTTAGAGATTGATATTTTGGTTGGAACACAAATGCTTACCAAGGGATTAGATTTTAGAAATGTAAATCTGGTAGGAGTGATGAATGCCGATAATCTTCTTAATTTCCCAGATTTTAGAGCGCACGAGCGGAGTTTTCAATTAATGCTTCAGGTCTCGGGAAGGGCAGGCAGAACAAAAAAACGCGGGAAGGTATTAATACAAAGTTATAATCCGCATCATCAAATTATACAGCAAGTTTCTACAAACGATTATACGAGCATGTATAAAGAACAGTTGCAGGAGCGTTATAATTACAAATATCCACCTTATTATAGATTAGTGCGTTTAAGTTTAAAGTCTCGTGATTTTAGCAAAACCAATGATGCTGCCGATTGGATTGCAAAAGCTATGCAAAATGTGTTTAAACAACATGTATTAGGCCCCGAGTTTCCACCAGTAGCAAGAATTCGAAACGAGTATTATAAAAATATTATGCTTAAAATTCCACAAAATCAATCTTTGGGAAAAACGAAAGCAGTTTTAAATAAGATCCTTGTAAGTTTTAATTCAATAGGTGCGTATCGAAGCGTGAGAGTTATTGTAAATGTTGACCCAGTTTAAGTGTTGAATTATATAAGCTTTCAATAATATCTAAAATAAGAGAAGAGTTAAAATTACTAAGCTTTACTAGCTAAAGCTTCTACAAGGTTATTTTTCTTATGGCGGCTTAATGGTAATTTTTCACCAGCAATTTCTATGGTCTTGCTATTATAACGTTCTACTTTTTCTAAATTCACAATATAGGATTTGTGCGTTCTTAGAAATTTCTCTGAAGGTAATTCTTTCTCAAAAGATTTCATTGTAGCCAGTACTACAAAATTATCTTCTTCGGTAACAAATTTTACATAGTCACCAAGAGCCTGTATATATTTTAAGCGATTTAGAAATACTTTACGATTTTTAAGATTGCTTTTTACAAAAATATAGTCATCATCTTCAGGGAGTACAGCCTGTGTTTTAAGCTTGTACATGTTCAATGCCTTAGTTGTAGCATTATTAAAGCGCTCCTTACTAACAGGCTTTTGTAAGTAGTCTACTGCGCTATAATCAAAAGCTTTATAGGCGTATTTGGTTTTGCCGGTAACAAAAACAATTTGTGGTTTATTAGGGAGGTCGTCAAGAAGCTCAAAACCAGACAAGATTGGCATTTCTATATCTAAAAATATTAGATCGATCTCATTGTCTAAAAGGCCATTCTTAGTTTCGATAGCATTATTGTACTCTGCCACCAAAGTAAGGTTAGGGTGATCCTTTATCATCTTAACAATAGATAATCTCTGAAGACTTGAATCATCCACCACTGCACACTTTAACAAAATATCTTCCACAGTTCTTTGTTGCTATTACTTTTAACAATATTATGGATTAAAATTGAAATAGACAAGATTGGATTAAATTTCATCGATCAAAAGCCTATTTTTAACTAGTTAAATTTTGCTTGTGAATTATAAAAAATAGTTCTATTTTTGCAGCCAATTTTAATAAAATATATTTTTATGAATCATTATGAAACTGTTTTCATCTTGAATCCCGTTTTATCTGATGAGCAGATAAAGGAAACAGTTAAGAAATACGAAGAATTTCTTGTTTCTAAAGGAGCTGAGATGGTATCAAAAGAGGATTGGGGGCTAAAAAAATTAGCTTACGCAATTCAGCACAAAAAAAGTGGTTTTTATCACTTATTTGAATTTAAAGCACCAGGAGAGGTAATCGAACCTTTAGAGCTTGCTTTTAGAAGAGATGAGCGTATGATGCGTTATTTAACTGTGAAGTTAGATAAGCATGCTATTGCCTGGGCTGAGAAAAGAAGAAAAAGAATCCAAGAAAAAGCGTAAGTATGGCTACATCTATTGAACAACAAGCAAAAGGAAAAAAAGACGGTGAGATTAGATATCTTACTCCTCTTAATATAGAAACTACTAAAACTAAAAAGTACTGTAGATTTAAAAGATCGGGTATTAAATACATCGATTATAAAGATCCAAACTTTTTAATGAGTTTTGTAAACGAACAAGGTAAATTACTTCCTCGTCGTTTAACAGGTACTTCTTTAAAATACCAAAGAAAAGTGGCTGTTGCTGTTAAACGTGCACGTCATTTAGCATTAATGCCATACGTTGGTGATTTATTAAAATAAAAAGAAGCAATTATGGAATTGATACTTAAAAAAGACGTAGATAATTTAGGGTTTAAAGACGATGTCGTAGCTGTGAAGAATGGTTATGGTCGTAACTTTTTAATCCCACAAGGCTTCGCAGAATTAGCAACTCCATCAGCTAAGAAAGTTTTAGCTGAAACTCTTAAACAAAGAGCTTATAAAGAGCAAAAGCATATCGACGAAGCTAAGAAACAAGCTGAGAAGCTTAACGGAGTTGATATTAAAATTACTGCTAAATCTGGTGCTGGAGACAAATTGTTTGGATCTATCACTAATGCAGATTTAGCTGATGCTTTAGCTAAAGAAGGTGTTGAGATCGACAAAAAATACATCAGTATTGCTGGTGGAAATATTAAAAGATTAGGACAATACGATGCAACTTTACGTTTTCATCGTGAGGTAATTTCTACACTATCATTTGATGTTGTAGGAGAAGCTTAAGAAGCCTATATAATTTTTAAAAAGCCTACTCTGTGAGTGGGCTTTTTTTATAGTTAAATTTTTTATTATGAAATATGCAAGACTTACAAGAGAGCAGCTGGAAGAAATGCACCAAGAATTTATCAATTTTCTTGCCACGCAATCTATCACAGCCGATGAGTGGAAAGATATAAAAACTAATAAACCTGATGTTGCTGAAAAAGAAATCGATGTTTTTAGTGATCTTATCTGGGAAGGTGTTTTAAATAAAGTTGAGTTTTTAGAGCATTTTTCAAAACAGCAATTGTTTTTATTTCAAATAACGACAGCTACCATTAACTTAATAGCTGTCAAAATTGAAAATGAAGCAATTGATATTACCACGCGAGAGGGATACAATTGGCTTAGAGCTAATTTGATGGATGATGCTGTAAACATTTATACATCAACTAAAGCGATGAGTGATGATCGTAATAAGGATATTTTCGCATTAATAAAACAAGGAGCGAGTATCACAAAAGGTGAGTTATACCAATATTTTGCTGGTATCGTAAAGGGTTGATTTTGATTTTTCGGAAAAATTTTGCGTGTTAAGTCAAGCCTAAATAGGGCTTGACTAAACTTGATATTTGAATGTATTCTTTTCCGAAGAAAGATTAAGATATTTTATTTTCTCTCTATTCGTATCGAAGCGATTCTATAGGATCTTGTTTTGAGGCTTTAATTGCAGGATATAATCCTGAAAATAGCGCGGTAAGAAGGGTGACAACCACAGCCCAAAACATCGCTAACCAAGGCGTTGTAAAATCGAAACCTACTCCGGCCGAAACGGCCATACCAATCAAGATTCCTAAAATTATGCCCAAAATTCCGCCAAATTGACCAATAATTAAAGTTTCCATAAAAAATTGGGCGGCAATTGTATTTTTCTTTGCACCAAGTGCTTTACGAACACCAATTTCCCGAGTTCTTTCGGTAACACTAACCAGCATTATGTTCATCAGCGCAATAGAAGATCCAAATATGGTTACCAGGCTAATAATCCATGCTGCCATGTTCAAATAGCCAGACATTTCTGCGATTTCGTTTAGCAGGCTATCGCTTCTTTCTAGCCCAAAATTATTTGGTTCTATTGGATTTAATTTTCTAATATTTCTAAAGGTTAAGATAGCTTCATCCTGTGCAGCATCTAAAACTTGCTTATCTTCAACTTTAATACTAAGGTTGTAATTAATCCCGGGATTAGTGAATATAGATCTTGCATGCTGAATGGGTATAAGAACTCTTAAATCTTCATTATTACCAAATGTAGATCCTTTAGATTCTAATATCCCAATAATTTTAAATTTTGCACCTCTAACGCTTATAGTTTTGTCGATAGGATCTGCACCATTAAAAAGTCCGTTATCTTTAGCAAAATCTGCGCCTACTACGGCTACATTGCTATTATTCTGAA encodes:
- a CDS encoding chalcone isomerase family protein — protein: MKKYVLLLVAVCSLTVMSAQKKVGGVELPAKVEFKGETLNLNGAGVREKFWIDLYAGGLYLTDKNSEAEKIMNADKPMAIKLHIVSKLITSDKMIDAVNEGFENATDGKTAPIEAEIKRFQSFFSDEIKKNDVFDLVYIPGEGVISYKNGKEKGTIKGIAFKKALFGIWLSKKPAEDDLKEAMLGQ
- a CDS encoding DUF2147 domain-containing protein encodes the protein MKKYILFSVLIWAFGANLNAQEGIFGKWKCTNHDGKVNSIVRIYQKDDGEVCGKVVRIIKEEDRDKICTECEGDLKDKPIEGLQLMHGLHKDGDEYSGGEIINPKSGKVYKVKIWVDEDQPDKLNVRGYVAFFFKTMTWDRAE
- the priA gene encoding replication restart helicase PriA; the encoded protein is MPNFVDVILPLPLDNRFTYSISIEEASFLQEGMRVAVPFGKSKIYTGIIAEVHDRDPKVYEAKPISQILDEQPLATQQQLKFWSWIASYYMCTEGEVMRAALPGAFILESESIVQLKKDAIIDDSELKDDEFLVVEALQNQSSLKIKEVEALLDKKTVLPVLNRLMAKDIVVLSQEIYEQYKPKRVRYIKLHENHESEDAMHALLDELSRAHKQREVVLSYFSLKAKSTKPIKAKELLKISGTTSSVLKSLLKKNIFQEYYINEDRVGFGGEVTRNYIQFNEFQEKAFGQIKASFEEKTVCLLHGVTSSGKTEIYFKLIEEVLNKGQQALYLLPEIALTTQLINRLQAYFGDKVLIYHSKYSMNERVEVYQNVLNATDDAKVVIGARSAIFLPFQKLGIIVVDEEHEATFKQYDPAPRYHARDAAIVLANQFKAKTLLGSATPSLESYFNAEHDKYGFAELLRRFGNVMMPEIEIVDIKEKHRKKRMTGHFSDRLLKEIEASLAEGEQVILFQNRRGFSPILECNTCGHSPQCPNCDVSLTYHSQSNQLRCHYCGYHIAMQQRCMACHSDDVSTKGFGTEQIETELKALFPDHKIGRMDQDSTRGKYGYEKIITAFEDLEIDILVGTQMLTKGLDFRNVNLVGVMNADNLLNFPDFRAHERSFQLMLQVSGRAGRTKKRGKVLIQSYNPHHQIIQQVSTNDYTSMYKEQLQERYNYKYPPYYRLVRLSLKSRDFSKTNDAADWIAKAMQNVFKQHVLGPEFPPVARIRNEYYKNIMLKIPQNQSLGKTKAVLNKILVSFNSIGAYRSVRVIVNVDPV
- a CDS encoding LytR/AlgR family response regulator transcription factor, which translates into the protein MEDILLKCAVVDDSSLQRLSIVKMIKDHPNLTLVAEYNNAIETKNGLLDNEIDLIFLDIEMPILSGFELLDDLPNKPQIVFVTGKTKYAYKAFDYSAVDYLQKPVSKERFNNATTKALNMYKLKTQAVLPEDDDYIFVKSNLKNRKVFLNRLKYIQALGDYVKFVTEEDNFVVLATMKSFEKELPSEKFLRTHKSYIVNLEKVERYNSKTIEIAGEKLPLSRHKKNNLVEALASKA
- the rpsF gene encoding 30S ribosomal protein S6; protein product: MNHYETVFILNPVLSDEQIKETVKKYEEFLVSKGAEMVSKEDWGLKKLAYAIQHKKSGFYHLFEFKAPGEVIEPLELAFRRDERMMRYLTVKLDKHAIAWAEKRRKRIQEKA
- the rpsR gene encoding 30S ribosomal protein S18 → MATSIEQQAKGKKDGEIRYLTPLNIETTKTKKYCRFKRSGIKYIDYKDPNFLMSFVNEQGKLLPRRLTGTSLKYQRKVAVAVKRARHLALMPYVGDLLK
- the rplI gene encoding 50S ribosomal protein L9; amino-acid sequence: MELILKKDVDNLGFKDDVVAVKNGYGRNFLIPQGFAELATPSAKKVLAETLKQRAYKEQKHIDEAKKQAEKLNGVDIKITAKSGAGDKLFGSITNADLADALAKEGVEIDKKYISIAGGNIKRLGQYDATLRFHREVISTLSFDVVGEA
- a CDS encoding DUF6495 family protein — protein: MKYARLTREQLEEMHQEFINFLATQSITADEWKDIKTNKPDVAEKEIDVFSDLIWEGVLNKVEFLEHFSKQQLFLFQITTATINLIAVKIENEAIDITTREGYNWLRANLMDDAVNIYTSTKAMSDDRNKDIFALIKQGASITKGELYQYFAGIVKG
- a CDS encoding ABC transporter permease — its product is MFALIRENINIAFDSIKGQLLRTILTVLIIAIGITALVGILSAVGALENTISGNFASMGANTFNIQRYNYTSQRGDEVNKINPVITYREVKSFKDNYQFPLTTTAISFTGTTAAEIKWENEKTDPEINVLGVNENYIINSGLSVERGREFNYFDIQNNSNVAVVGADFAKDNGLFNGADPIDKTISVRGAKFKIIGILESKGSTFGNNEDLRVLIPIQHARSIFTNPGINYNLSIKVEDKQVLDAAQDEAILTFRNIRKLNPIEPNNFGLERSDSLLNEIAEMSGYLNMAAWIISLVTIFGSSIALMNIMLVSVTERTREIGVRKALGAKKNTIAAQFFMETLIIGQFGGILGIILGILIGMAVSAGVGFDFTTPWLAMFWAVVVTLLTALFSGLYPAIKASKQDPIESLRYE